DNA sequence from the Streptomyces sp. NBC_01264 genome:
CCGCCGACTGCGGGCGTACGAGGCCGCGGGCGCCGACGTGCTCTACGCGCCGGGCCTCCCCAATGCCGAGGCGGTGCGCGCGGTGTGTGCGGCCGTCCGGCGCCCGGTCAACGTCCTGATGGGTTCGCCCGCCCTGCCGCTGTCCGTGGCGGAGCTCGGCGAACTCGGCGTACGGCGGATCAGCGTCGGCTCGGCGCTGGCCCGGGCGGCGCTCGGTTCGGTCGTCCGCGCCGCCGGGGAGATCCGTACCCACGGGACCTTCGGGTTCGGGGCGGACGCCCTCCCCTACCCCGAAGCCAACGCGATGATGACACCGGCCCAGCCGGCCGGTCAGGAAAGTGACTCCCCACGGTGAACGCCACCCCTGTCTACTTGTCCGCCCCCCGCTACGTTCTCGGCGAGAACCCGGCCGACCACACGTCCATAGCGAATCTGACCGCGCGCGCCGCCGAGCTGCGCATGCCGGCCAAGGCCTCGCTGTGGGGCTGGGGAACGGTTCACCGCACCGGCAAGGACCTGGAGACGCTGGCCGTGGAGAGCGGCCGGGCGACGCTCGCCGCGGCCGGGGCAGAGCCCGGCCAGGTCGACGCCCTCATCCTGTGCTCGACCCGGTTTCCCGGCGGTCCCCATACGCACGGGAGCTTCGTCCAGGCCGTCATGACCGGCCTCGGGCTGAGTGATACCGCTTTCACCGGCGTCACCCTGAACCGCTGCACCAATCTGCTGGTCGGACTGCGCATGGCGCAGGCGCTGGTGGGCTCCGGGCAGCACCACACGGTGCTGGTCGTCACTACCGACCGGATCTCGGACGAGGCGATCCGGATGGAGAACTTCGCCCTGTTCAGTGATGGTTCGGCCGCCTGTCTGGTGAGCGCCCGGCCGTACGGCGAGGACGCGTACGAGATCCTCGGCGGGGCCAGTGCCCAGGACCCGGCGTCGCTCGAATGGTCGAACGAGATCAGCTCGGACCTGGCCCGGGTGGTGAACGACCGCATCCTCGCGCCGCTCGACCTGACCCTCGAGGACGTGGACGGCGTACTGCACCCGAACCT
Encoded proteins:
- a CDS encoding 3-oxoacyl-ACP synthase translates to MNATPVYLSAPRYVLGENPADHTSIANLTARAAELRMPAKASLWGWGTVHRTGKDLETLAVESGRATLAAAGAEPGQVDALILCSTRFPGGPHTHGSFVQAVMTGLGLSDTAFTGVTLNRCTNLLVGLRMAQALVGSGQHHTVLVVTTDRISDEAIRMENFALFSDGSAACLVSARPYGEDAYEILGGASAQDPASLEWSNEISSDLARVVNDRILAPLDLTLEDVDGVLHPNLLKPIVVLKERQAGFSAGQLFLDNISRVGHCFAADPLINLVDRAEAGQLRDGGHYLLASSVPGVRVGVLLRKLSAAQQPTSTETSEF